From the genome of Hyalangium gracile, one region includes:
- a CDS encoding DUF3419 family protein, with protein sequence MSRLKFAVVREDPELEAQLVRATGARSVLIVASGGCTALSLKHEFPHLDVVAFDFNPDQLAHLQAKAAAVERGELSRLNVGDASRAGLNQCGAFEGLFRTLRGFLLEFVLTEEELQRFFAPDTPPADRRALLERWWASPYWPAAFAVTFVDGFLHAMFGPAATQHAKPGSYPGYFQRAFERGLARADGPRNPFLQHVLLGCYRPEDAPTYVHAGRALPVSLLEGPLLDVPLLERFELIHLSNIFDWSDDSLVATWAERLVRDAKPGARILLRQLNNQRPLRRFFEPGFVFDDALSASFLARDRSLFYERFEVGTKVEPR encoded by the coding sequence TTGAGTCGGCTCAAGTTCGCGGTTGTCCGCGAGGATCCCGAGCTGGAAGCACAGCTCGTGCGCGCCACCGGAGCCCGCTCCGTGCTGATCGTCGCCTCGGGCGGCTGCACCGCGCTCTCCTTGAAGCATGAGTTTCCCCACCTCGATGTGGTGGCCTTCGACTTCAACCCCGACCAGCTCGCACACCTGCAGGCCAAGGCGGCAGCCGTGGAGCGGGGCGAGCTGAGCCGGCTGAACGTGGGGGACGCCTCCCGCGCCGGGCTGAACCAGTGCGGTGCCTTCGAGGGGCTCTTCCGCACGCTCCGCGGCTTCCTGCTCGAGTTCGTGCTGACGGAGGAGGAGCTCCAGCGCTTCTTCGCGCCGGACACGCCGCCCGCGGACCGGCGCGCGCTCCTCGAGCGCTGGTGGGCCTCGCCCTACTGGCCCGCGGCGTTCGCCGTCACCTTCGTGGATGGCTTCCTCCACGCGATGTTCGGCCCCGCGGCCACGCAGCACGCAAAGCCCGGTTCCTATCCCGGCTACTTCCAGCGTGCCTTCGAGCGCGGGCTGGCGCGGGCCGATGGTCCCCGGAATCCCTTCCTCCAGCACGTGCTGCTCGGGTGCTATCGGCCGGAGGATGCCCCCACCTATGTCCACGCGGGGCGGGCGCTGCCGGTGTCCCTGCTCGAAGGCCCGCTGCTGGACGTGCCTCTCCTCGAGCGCTTCGAGCTCATCCACCTGTCGAACATCTTCGACTGGTCGGACGACTCACTCGTCGCGACCTGGGCGGAGCGGTTGGTGCGCGATGCGAAGCCGGGAGCACGCATCCTCCTGCGTCAGCTGAACAATCAACGCCCTCTGCGCCGCTTCTTCGAGCCCGGCTTCGTCTTCGACGACGCGCTGAGCGCGAGCTTCCTCGCGCGGGATCGCAGCCTCTTCTACGAGCGCTTCGAGGTCGGCACCAAGGTAGAGCCGCGATGA
- a CDS encoding phosphatase PAP2 family protein, with product MAEPSRLWAHEVAQGLLTLGLLVWLGAGAGPLHPATGMVAGIALFQIVILVVLRRSTWVLLQKVRLASAYVVGLALFSAPRLAVPALGLPTRDGLLLELDRALWGATPAVLLEPLARPWLTELMSACYFSYHLYFHGALAYALWQPLEKGRRLFEWMFTALPAGIAGYLLVPAVGPLKAMTESFAVPLTGGPITAWNDWVVRSGSAVYDVFPSLHVLMTCVLLEHDRREHPRRFRWMLPVAVGLVLSTVYLRYHYAIDLLAGFVWFLAVRLGWTWRARTRSELV from the coding sequence ATGGCTGAGCCGTCGCGGCTCTGGGCGCACGAGGTGGCTCAAGGGCTCCTCACCCTGGGCCTGCTCGTGTGGCTCGGAGCTGGCGCCGGACCGCTCCATCCGGCGACGGGGATGGTCGCGGGCATCGCCCTCTTCCAGATCGTGATCCTCGTGGTGCTCCGGCGCTCGACCTGGGTGCTCCTGCAGAAGGTTCGGCTCGCGAGCGCCTACGTCGTGGGCCTGGCGCTGTTCAGTGCCCCCCGGCTCGCGGTGCCCGCGCTGGGGCTGCCGACCCGTGATGGGCTGCTGCTGGAGCTGGATCGCGCGCTGTGGGGTGCGACTCCCGCCGTGCTGCTCGAGCCCCTCGCCCGACCCTGGCTCACCGAGCTCATGAGCGCGTGCTACTTCTCGTACCACCTCTACTTCCACGGCGCGCTCGCCTACGCCCTCTGGCAGCCACTCGAGAAGGGGCGGCGGCTCTTCGAGTGGATGTTCACCGCGCTCCCGGCGGGCATCGCCGGCTACCTGCTGGTGCCCGCCGTGGGCCCCCTGAAGGCGATGACGGAGAGCTTCGCGGTGCCCCTCACCGGGGGCCCCATCACGGCCTGGAACGACTGGGTCGTGCGGAGCGGGAGCGCCGTCTACGACGTCTTCCCCAGCCTCCACGTGCTGATGACCTGCGTGCTGCTCGAGCACGATCGGCGAGAGCATCCGCGCCGCTTCCGGTGGATGCTCCCCGTGGCGGTGGGGCTCGTCCTGTCGACGGTGTACCTGCGCTACCACTACGCCATCGATCTGCTGGCGGGCTTCGTCTGGTTCCTGGCCGTGCGGCTCGGGTGGACCTGGCGCGCGCGAACTCGCAGCGAACTGGTATGA
- a CDS encoding fatty acid desaturase family protein: MRAISLPAEKLNELQRIEHRHLTRLVVFALLYLGSATALTLLAQQLTGALGWLARAPLYLLAAASLHGISLFTHEAVHGALSRHLGWNRALGAVCAWPVLQNFAAYKVLHLRHHADLGGGYDPDHYTNYTRRPWLVFLMNWGRLLLGYPAYITMIPILGWRQGNASERGWIAFEVAAVFGLGALAVAAPLPRGALLHGWVIPMIIINTLVNIRGMSQHTLLPEPDHPIRGSRTILTNPVTTFFMCNENYHLEHHLFPRVPWYNLPRLHALLKEELTAQGAPFIPSYFAFVRQWVLHSLGHREQARDLSAHG, translated from the coding sequence ATGCGCGCCATTTCACTGCCGGCGGAAAAGCTGAACGAGCTGCAGCGGATCGAGCATCGGCACCTGACCCGGCTGGTCGTGTTCGCGCTCCTCTATCTGGGCTCGGCCACCGCGCTGACGCTGCTGGCGCAGCAGCTGACGGGGGCGCTCGGATGGCTCGCGCGCGCCCCACTCTACCTGCTCGCGGCGGCCTCGCTGCACGGCATCAGCCTCTTCACTCACGAGGCCGTGCATGGAGCACTCTCTCGCCATCTCGGATGGAACCGGGCGCTCGGCGCGGTGTGCGCCTGGCCCGTGCTGCAGAACTTCGCCGCGTACAAGGTGCTGCACCTGCGGCACCATGCCGATCTGGGCGGCGGCTACGATCCGGATCACTACACGAACTACACGCGGCGCCCGTGGCTCGTCTTCTTGATGAACTGGGGCAGGCTCCTGCTCGGCTATCCCGCCTACATCACGATGATCCCCATCCTGGGGTGGCGGCAGGGCAATGCCTCGGAGCGCGGGTGGATCGCCTTCGAGGTGGCCGCGGTCTTCGGACTCGGGGCCCTGGCCGTCGCCGCGCCGCTGCCACGTGGAGCGCTGCTCCATGGCTGGGTCATCCCGATGATCATCATCAACACCCTGGTGAACATCCGGGGCATGAGCCAGCACACGCTCCTTCCCGAGCCCGACCACCCGATCCGGGGCAGCCGCACGATCCTCACCAACCCCGTGACGACCTTCTTCATGTGCAACGAGAACTACCATCTCGAGCACCACCTCTTCCCTCGGGTGCCCTGGTACAACCTGCCGCGGCTCCATGCGCTGCTGAAGGAGGAGCTGACCGCGCAGGGGGCGCCCTTCATCCCCTCGTACTTCGCCTTCGTACGACAGTGGGTGCTGCACTCGCTGGGACACCGGGAGCAGGCGCGAGATCTGTCCGCCCATGGCTGA
- a CDS encoding NUDIX domain-containing protein — MDEHKNPWKTLSSRQVYDNPWIRVREDQVINPSGSPGIYGVVSFKNTAVGIVPVDAEGYTYLVGQFRYPLDAYSWEIPEGGAPKGTDVLESARRELKEETGFTAARWTHLCRIHTSNSVTSEEGFIFLAEELTAGSLALEETEDITVKRVSLQEAVRMVMNDEITDSMSIAGILKVARLKGL; from the coding sequence ATGGACGAGCACAAGAACCCCTGGAAGACCCTGTCCTCACGGCAGGTGTACGACAACCCGTGGATCCGCGTGAGGGAGGACCAGGTCATCAACCCCTCCGGCTCGCCAGGCATCTACGGCGTGGTGAGCTTCAAGAACACCGCGGTGGGAATCGTCCCCGTGGACGCGGAGGGCTACACCTACCTCGTCGGGCAGTTCCGCTACCCGCTGGACGCCTACTCCTGGGAGATCCCCGAAGGTGGCGCTCCGAAGGGAACCGACGTGCTGGAGTCCGCCCGGCGAGAGCTGAAGGAGGAGACGGGCTTCACCGCCGCCCGCTGGACCCACCTCTGCCGCATCCACACGTCGAACTCGGTGACGAGCGAGGAGGGCTTCATCTTCCTCGCGGAGGAGCTGACGGCGGGCTCGCTCGCCCTGGAGGAGACGGAAGACATCACCGTGAAGCGGGTGTCCCTGCAGGAGGCTGTGCGGATGGTGATGAACGACGAGATCACCGACAGCATGAGCATCGCGGGGATCCTCAAGGTGGCGCGGCTGAAGGGGCTCTGA